A genomic stretch from Edaphobacter aggregans includes:
- a CDS encoding isochorismatase family protein, whose amino-acid sequence MFDSNTVLLVIDAQESFRHQPDWNSNEAEGSIGRLQQLIDGARAQGIPTVQILHVEEEGVFSLPSGHVKTITGLSIAPDAIFCKHRHSALVGSGLDVWLVQNGIQRLIVSGIRTEQCCETTTRHASDIGYKVDYVTEATLTFAMIDRHGRVWNPQEIRERTELVLEDRFARIVKVEEALVGANRELAA is encoded by the coding sequence ATGTTCGATTCCAATACCGTACTACTTGTCATTGATGCGCAGGAATCCTTTCGTCACCAGCCCGATTGGAACAGTAACGAAGCGGAGGGGTCTATCGGGCGACTTCAGCAATTGATCGACGGCGCAAGGGCTCAAGGAATTCCAACAGTTCAGATCCTCCACGTTGAAGAGGAAGGGGTTTTCTCCCTGCCCTCGGGACATGTCAAGACCATTACCGGCCTATCGATTGCACCCGACGCAATCTTCTGCAAGCATCGCCATAGCGCTCTCGTTGGCAGCGGCCTGGATGTATGGCTGGTACAGAATGGCATCCAACGGCTGATTGTGTCCGGCATCCGCACGGAACAGTGCTGCGAGACGACGACACGGCATGCCTCCGACATCGGTTATAAGGTGGACTATGTAACGGAGGCCACCTTAACATTTGCCATGATAGACCGGCACGGCCGAGTGTGGAATCCGCAGGAGATTAGGGAACGCACGGAACTGGTGTTGGAAGATCGATTCGCACGCATTGTTAAGGTGGAAGAGGCGCTGGTGGGTGCAAATCGAGAACTGGCTGCTTGA
- a CDS encoding OmpA family protein, producing the protein MNGKRRMLFGIGLGGWLLSASGAPLQAQEANPTSQTALQNNEITKQENGIYLYRVKVVQRDLDAVNYFHRSDSTKIAFKGTTLLPTAKGEAKVTSERGGIVIEARFDGLTPANGFGKEYLTYVLWAITPDGRPNNLGEVLPAGTRNSITVTTALQSFGLVVTAEPYYSVTQPSDVVVLQNQIIPDKTTGVLEKVNAHYLLLPRGTYAESEGSKTVSNPITRNEKSPLELYEASNAVRIAKEAGAEKYADDIMGAAMRDLKNASYIDSSKKPDRKLEITFARQAVQRAEDARLVTLRKQAAEREMNAQLAKQKAEAEAAESQLQAQRAQMEAQTAAAAKAQADAERARAEAERAKAEAEAAAASARAEVASKAAQSAAEAREKLLGQLNTVLATSESARGLIVNMSDVLFDTGKYTLKPGTQISLAKVSGILQSYPGLKLQVEGYTDSTGTTEFNQKLSENRAGAVRDFLVTQGVAQANIVATGYGQSQPVADNNTVAGRAQNRRVQLVVSGNAIGVEKSVPAADGAVAPAAAPALTGTSTAGSTQ; encoded by the coding sequence ATGAACGGCAAGAGAAGGATGTTGTTCGGCATTGGTTTGGGTGGATGGTTGTTGTCGGCCTCGGGTGCACCGCTTCAAGCCCAGGAAGCTAACCCTACTTCGCAGACGGCTCTGCAAAATAATGAGATTACGAAGCAGGAGAACGGCATCTATCTTTACCGGGTGAAGGTAGTCCAGCGGGATCTGGATGCGGTGAACTATTTCCATCGCAGTGATTCCACGAAGATTGCGTTCAAGGGCACGACTCTGCTGCCGACAGCCAAGGGTGAGGCGAAGGTTACGAGCGAGCGCGGCGGAATTGTGATCGAGGCAAGATTTGATGGGCTGACTCCGGCTAACGGGTTCGGGAAGGAATATCTGACTTATGTCCTGTGGGCGATTACTCCGGACGGGCGGCCGAACAACCTGGGTGAGGTTTTGCCAGCGGGAACGAGGAACAGTATCACTGTCACGACAGCTTTGCAGTCATTTGGGCTGGTTGTGACGGCGGAGCCGTATTACTCGGTGACCCAGCCGAGCGATGTGGTGGTACTGCAGAACCAGATTATTCCGGACAAAACGACCGGCGTGCTGGAGAAGGTGAACGCGCATTACCTGTTGCTTCCGCGAGGCACGTATGCGGAGTCGGAGGGATCGAAGACGGTTTCGAATCCCATCACGCGGAACGAGAAGTCTCCGCTGGAGCTCTACGAGGCGAGCAACGCGGTGCGGATTGCAAAGGAAGCCGGCGCGGAGAAGTATGCTGACGACATCATGGGCGCGGCGATGCGGGACCTGAAGAACGCCTCTTATATAGACTCAAGCAAAAAGCCGGACCGGAAACTTGAGATTACGTTTGCGCGTCAGGCTGTCCAGCGCGCAGAGGATGCGCGATTGGTGACACTACGCAAGCAGGCGGCTGAGCGAGAGATGAACGCCCAACTCGCAAAGCAGAAGGCCGAGGCAGAGGCCGCGGAGTCACAGTTGCAAGCGCAGCGTGCGCAAATGGAGGCTCAGACGGCCGCAGCAGCGAAGGCACAGGCCGACGCGGAGCGTGCGAGAGCAGAGGCCGAACGCGCTAAGGCGGAGGCTGAGGCTGCAGCGGCAAGTGCTCGCGCTGAGGTTGCGAGTAAGGCTGCTCAGAGCGCTGCGGAGGCACGCGAGAAGCTGCTTGGCCAGTTGAATACTGTATTGGCAACCAGCGAGTCAGCACGTGGACTGATCGTGAACATGTCGGATGTCTTGTTCGATACCGGCAAGTACACGTTGAAACCGGGCACGCAGATTAGCCTGGCAAAGGTGTCAGGCATTCTGCAGTCGTATCCGGGGCTAAAGCTGCAGGTGGAGGGGTATACGGACAGCACGGGAACGACGGAGTTCAATCAGAAGCTCTCGGAGAACCGGGCAGGCGCGGTTAGGGACTTCCTGGTGACGCAGGGCGTTGCGCAGGCAAACATTGTGGCGACCGGATATGGGCAGAGTCAGCCGGTGGCCGACAACAATACCGTTGCGGGACGGGCGCAGAATCGCCGGGTGCAGTTAGTGGTTTCGGGCAATGCGATCGGGGTGGAAAAGAGTGTACCGGCAGCTGATGGCGCTGTTGCTCCGGCTGCTGCGCCAGCACTTACCGGAACTTCTACAGCGGGTTCAACTCAGTAA
- a CDS encoding pyridoxal phosphate-dependent decarboxylase family protein, translating into METRATTIEAYLRTVDELPVSPTLDVTKVRSFAESFTFKQSFAPEEAFRLIASELIQSQVHTPHPQYFGLFNPAPTAMSIAADALVATLNPQLAAWSHSPLAAEMERHLVISIADKFGLPRSQADGVFTSGGAEANQTALLAALAQRWPDVALCGLRGLKEEPVFYVSAEGHHSFLKVARAAGLGASSLREIEVTDDLRVDLDSLRAAIQRDHTNGYAPFLLVPTAGTTGAGVIDPIRHIGSLAREQGLWFHVDAAWGGAAALGPELHSILDGIELADSITFDAHKWLSVSMGAGMFLTRHPDILSRCFATQTAYMPKESEGMQVVDPFAHSLQWSRRFIGLKLFLSLAVAGWDGYAAAIRHQREMGKLLRDRLIKDKWKIVNRTPLPLVCFTDGETKWDTNICQRIANAVVASGHAWISTIQLGKRSSPHFVLASPTTKRNRITSMLCSLF; encoded by the coding sequence ATGGAAACTCGTGCCACCACAATCGAAGCTTACCTGCGAACCGTCGACGAGTTGCCCGTCTCGCCCACTCTCGATGTCACCAAGGTACGTAGCTTCGCCGAATCTTTCACCTTTAAGCAATCGTTTGCGCCCGAAGAGGCATTTCGCCTGATCGCCTCTGAACTCATTCAGTCTCAGGTTCACACGCCTCATCCTCAGTACTTCGGACTCTTCAATCCAGCGCCAACAGCAATGAGTATTGCAGCGGATGCACTGGTTGCAACGCTCAACCCACAGCTTGCGGCGTGGAGCCACAGCCCACTCGCCGCCGAAATGGAACGGCATCTGGTGATCTCGATTGCAGATAAATTTGGCCTGCCCCGCAGTCAGGCTGACGGTGTATTTACCAGCGGCGGAGCTGAGGCCAATCAGACTGCCCTGCTGGCAGCCCTCGCACAGCGCTGGCCGGATGTAGCTTTATGCGGTTTACGTGGCTTGAAGGAAGAACCGGTCTTCTATGTTTCGGCAGAAGGACATCATTCGTTCCTGAAGGTTGCTCGAGCCGCGGGACTTGGAGCCAGTTCTTTGCGAGAAATCGAGGTCACAGATGATTTGCGTGTTGATCTGGATTCGCTACGCGCTGCCATACAGCGAGACCACACTAACGGCTACGCCCCATTCCTGCTCGTCCCCACTGCGGGCACCACCGGGGCTGGCGTCATCGATCCGATCCGTCATATCGGTTCTCTCGCACGAGAACAGGGCTTATGGTTTCACGTCGATGCAGCATGGGGCGGAGCGGCAGCCTTGGGTCCCGAGCTGCATTCCATCCTCGATGGTATCGAGCTGGCAGATTCGATTACATTTGACGCTCATAAATGGCTTTCTGTATCGATGGGCGCAGGCATGTTTCTGACACGACATCCGGATATCCTCAGCCGTTGCTTCGCAACACAGACTGCCTACATGCCAAAAGAAAGCGAAGGGATGCAGGTCGTGGATCCGTTTGCGCATTCGCTACAATGGTCGCGCCGTTTTATCGGTCTCAAACTTTTCTTAAGCCTTGCCGTGGCCGGATGGGATGGCTATGCCGCTGCAATCAGGCACCAGAGGGAGATGGGTAAACTGCTGCGCGATAGATTGATCAAAGATAAATGGAAGATTGTTAACCGAACACCTCTGCCGCTCGTCTGCTTCACTGATGGAGAGACCAAGTGGGACACGAATATCTGCCAGAGGATTGCTAATGCAGTGGTCGCATCCGGTCATGCATGGATCTCTACGATTCAGCTCGGTAAAAGAAGCAGCCCGCACTTCGTGCTTGCATCACCAACTACCAAACGAAACCGCATCACATCGATGCTCTGCTCGCTGTTCTAA
- a CDS encoding GNAT family N-acetyltransferase: MQSAGFVSWFENYSSWEGRAGVHIGDLWVCPKFRGHGIASALLRHLLSSHEGERIDVFVVRDNTGARAFYRHLGFREKMEWCLYRIGANV, encoded by the coding sequence ATGCAATCTGCCGGGTTCGTCTCCTGGTTCGAGAACTATTCGAGCTGGGAGGGCAGGGCCGGTGTCCACATCGGGGACCTATGGGTCTGCCCGAAGTTTCGCGGCCACGGCATAGCATCCGCGCTGCTTCGCCATCTTCTCTCCAGTCACGAGGGCGAACGAATCGACGTCTTCGTTGTTCGTGATAATACCGGAGCCCGCGCCTTCTATCGACACCTCGGATTCAGGGAGAAAATGGAATGGTGTCTCTACAGGATCGGAGCCAATGTGTGA
- the ftrA gene encoding transcriptional regulator FtrA, translating into MPIIVKNVPRRSKTASRPLSLHRVATLAYKGLCTFEFGIVVELFGLPRPELDHWYDFEVCGLEKGPLQATGGISVLPKKGLEGLMHADTILIPGWRDPDELPPQRLIRTLIAAHRKGVRLVSICSGIFVLAATGLLNGRRATTHWKYVDKLRSAFPLIQLQPDVLYVDDGDILTSAGSAAGIDLCLHIIRNDFGTLIANKVARRLVVSPHREGGQAQFIDKPIGDQTSPWLAHLLEWVQVRLHNSITVEQLASQARMSKRTLSRRFAETTGSSPLDWITTLRVRRAKDLLETSALSVEEVADRCGFGSAPTLRHHFRTRVKLTPNSYRARFQRSA; encoded by the coding sequence ATGCCAATTATCGTAAAGAACGTGCCAAGACGTTCTAAGACAGCAAGTCGGCCTCTCTCGCTCCACAGAGTGGCAACGCTCGCGTACAAGGGGCTCTGCACCTTCGAGTTTGGGATTGTAGTCGAACTGTTCGGATTGCCGCGTCCTGAACTGGACCACTGGTATGACTTCGAGGTCTGCGGTCTGGAAAAGGGCCCCTTACAGGCCACCGGAGGCATCAGCGTATTACCGAAGAAAGGACTCGAAGGATTGATGCATGCCGATACCATCCTCATCCCAGGATGGCGTGATCCGGATGAGCTACCGCCTCAGCGGCTCATCCGCACTCTTATCGCAGCACATCGAAAGGGAGTGCGACTCGTTTCCATCTGCTCCGGTATTTTCGTGCTTGCTGCCACGGGACTGCTAAATGGAAGGCGTGCCACGACGCATTGGAAATATGTCGATAAGCTTCGTTCCGCTTTTCCTCTGATCCAGCTTCAGCCGGATGTCCTTTACGTCGATGATGGCGACATCCTTACTTCCGCAGGCAGCGCAGCCGGAATTGATCTTTGTCTGCACATCATTCGGAATGACTTTGGCACGCTCATCGCCAACAAAGTAGCCCGGAGATTAGTTGTCTCTCCGCATCGGGAAGGTGGGCAGGCACAGTTCATCGACAAACCTATTGGCGATCAGACGAGCCCCTGGCTTGCGCACCTCCTGGAGTGGGTCCAGGTCAGGCTGCACAATTCAATTACAGTGGAGCAGCTTGCGAGCCAGGCTCGTATGAGCAAACGGACGTTGAGTCGGCGGTTTGCCGAGACCACTGGTAGCAGCCCACTGGACTGGATTACAACGTTGCGAGTCAGACGGGCGAAAGATCTACTCGAGACATCAGCACTTTCAGTAGAAGAAGTCGCGGACCGCTGTGGATTTGGATCTGCCCCCACACTGCGCCATCACTTTCGCACAAGGGTCAAACTCACCCCAAATAGTTATCGCGCGCGTTTTCAAAGATCTGCATAG
- a CDS encoding nuclear transport factor 2 family protein, protein MAGKLEGKIVTLAKRNKGEKMTAAELMHHNFDEIFIEVDPVKREAMMRNAYTEDCVWIHPGGRLVGIAAINEAASEIRKSIPEYRYKVVGDIHTMHNVGMCRWGSGLPDQPFRYTGTDVLEERDGRVAVFYTFIDSGTPPVPSTE, encoded by the coding sequence ATGGCCGGGAAGCTCGAAGGAAAGATCGTTACACTGGCAAAGAGAAACAAGGGGGAGAAGATGACAGCTGCAGAACTGATGCACCACAACTTCGATGAGATCTTCATCGAAGTTGATCCAGTGAAGCGCGAAGCCATGATGCGCAATGCTTATACGGAAGATTGCGTATGGATACACCCGGGTGGCCGCCTGGTCGGCATTGCGGCGATCAATGAAGCAGCGTCGGAAATTCGTAAGAGTATCCCGGAGTATCGTTACAAGGTGGTTGGCGATATTCACACGATGCACAATGTCGGGATGTGCCGTTGGGGGAGCGGACTTCCTGACCAACCGTTCCGCTATACAGGTACGGACGTTCTGGAGGAACGCGACGGCCGTGTTGCTGTGTTTTACACCTTCATCGATAGTGGAACTCCGCCGGTCCCGTCGACGGAATAA
- a CDS encoding S-layer family protein has translation MIAARLVSSHVALRKWLSVGTGSRDSHTSLLSALAMGLLLALAGMLSVTSAYGQTSTFISTAGVSPYGVAVNIVTNKAYVANLGGTITVIDGATNRVLNELTPGVSGAHCSAVAIDPVMNLIYVTDGGAAVSGSPGVPYVTVIDGSNDSVIANVRVGTSPRGVAVNPVSHLIYVTNYSSNNVSVIDGSNKASIPDATILTAGVNPYAVAVNSVTNFVYVGNQGDNTITVIDGSRNSPQYNYTLSQSGSSPAAVAVNPITNKIYLANGQSRNVVVIQGATTTTPPNVIALLTAGTDPAALAVNPITNLIYVTNGGDTTATVVDGSYNTSTQLAGATGINSFALSLNVLTNKVYITNGNGAAVTVIDGNNPTAPKASFSVGSRPIGLAVNAATNKVYVANLDGGVSAIDAATNTSAPISVASTPAAVAVNPSTKQIYVASSQGGNTPGSVTVIDGLTGPSDTALSPTIPVGNNPIAVAINAATDTTYVLNQGSNSVSAIDGSNLAATPVTLPVGSNPTAIAVNPATADAYVANSGDGTITIINGTTVATPTPITVGGTPSAVAVDPAGNKVYVANTGSNNVTVIDGVTNGTTSVSVGSPSNAIAVDTAANNIYVANSGGSIVSVINGSNLTAAPVSVPVHTSPVAIAINPATRKIYVVSSDGTVAVIDGTNPTGTPTTVTVGSNPTAISINVSSNKIYVVNSGSGNVTIIDGATNSTRTIRAVNGSSGLYAVSVNPTTGRAYVASGTSSVIVISEADLEDAKLDTSIQVMPDSRNLSTVPALVTTNRQPSFTFTASSRFSPPPLPPPPLITNLYYQVDTRQGTWTAATALTANGSSATFTTTIGSPLAPGEYILYAFAQDDTPETTSSFDDGVRIGNIQTLYLVVVPTATTTTVTSDMPAGVPEGTNVTFTANVVDSSQNPVPSGTVQFSDGSTVLCTAIVSNGTATCMTNSLSAGPPHTIVATFIPDPSSDFGGSTNSLQQIVIGSPANITIVKGNNQDGTINAPFALPLVVLITDANNNPVPNVTVTFTEVPGPTGALGTLASGTTTAMHDGTANDSVTANHTDGTFSVISTGVGLPVGSNSVTFTLRNVIGTSTTALTANSQAANVTVMYGDTLTLQATVDPSGATGSVTFLNDIVAIPGSPVTVSTSGLAKLNTTALPVGGPYPITAAYTGDANYGGSRSNVVEVTVTKKTAPNGGPALTVTADNKQRNVGEANPPFTYTVTGTLVNGDTAATAITGTAQFATTAEASSPPGTYPITVSGLVSANYVIEFVPGTLTVTAIKSPVVIEVTPPSPPYGDPIFIEVKSGDSMNPHIPTGTIIVIIDGGPPMMLPLNANGQAMLPGNLPPGPHTIEVIYPGDTNFNPDTTTQTINIQKAPTTTTLVTSNPSVSVGEPVTFTAQVVPNTTGAPTGTVTFYADGVAIGTVTINASGVATLSVSTLPAGTHAITATYSGDANFLGSSASGLSQVITADFKVASSTGPQTIPPGAAANYNIIVSPVSSPFNDLVTMSASNLPPGATYTFTPAAVTPGASGANTTFTVTVPQQSSMASRTSRIGPAVLALLLLPLTLIKRYRYKPYRLLLWLLIGLTSFSAMTGCGEGGYFSLPQQTYVITVTGTSGSLIRSTTVSLTVE, from the coding sequence GTGATCGCTGCCCGTCTGGTTTCTTCGCACGTTGCTCTTAGGAAGTGGCTATCGGTCGGGACGGGTAGCCGCGACAGTCATACATCCTTGCTATCGGCTCTAGCGATGGGCTTGCTGCTGGCCCTGGCAGGAATGCTCTCAGTGACGAGTGCATACGGACAGACGTCTACGTTTATTTCCACCGCAGGAGTGAGTCCATACGGCGTAGCGGTGAACATCGTCACGAATAAAGCCTACGTGGCGAATCTTGGCGGGACCATCACGGTGATCGATGGAGCAACTAACCGGGTCCTCAATGAACTTACGCCTGGCGTTAGTGGCGCACATTGCAGCGCTGTAGCCATAGACCCAGTGATGAACCTGATCTATGTGACCGATGGCGGCGCAGCGGTAAGCGGAAGTCCGGGTGTGCCCTATGTCACAGTGATCGATGGGTCGAATGATTCTGTTATCGCGAATGTCCGGGTGGGTACGAGCCCCCGTGGTGTTGCTGTGAACCCTGTATCTCACCTGATTTATGTCACAAACTATTCGTCCAATAATGTATCGGTAATCGACGGCAGCAACAAAGCCAGCATCCCAGATGCCACAATACTAACGGCCGGAGTGAATCCTTATGCGGTTGCCGTGAACTCGGTGACGAACTTCGTTTATGTGGGGAATCAGGGAGACAATACTATTACGGTAATCGATGGGAGCCGGAATAGTCCTCAGTACAACTACACGCTCAGCCAGTCTGGGTCTTCCCCCGCTGCGGTCGCCGTAAATCCAATCACCAATAAGATATATCTCGCCAACGGCCAAAGTAGAAATGTTGTAGTGATTCAAGGGGCCACGACAACAACACCTCCCAATGTCATTGCACTGCTAACAGCAGGAACGGATCCTGCAGCGCTGGCGGTAAATCCCATTACGAACTTGATCTACGTCACAAATGGTGGTGACACCACTGCTACGGTGGTCGATGGAAGCTACAACACTTCAACGCAGCTTGCCGGGGCAACAGGAATAAACTCTTTTGCCCTGTCATTGAATGTTCTGACGAACAAGGTCTATATAACCAATGGCAACGGCGCTGCAGTCACAGTGATTGACGGGAATAATCCAACGGCACCGAAGGCCTCGTTTAGTGTGGGAAGTCGGCCAATCGGGCTGGCAGTAAACGCCGCAACCAACAAGGTCTATGTAGCCAACTTGGACGGCGGCGTCTCTGCTATCGATGCGGCGACAAATACGTCTGCTCCGATCTCCGTGGCCAGCACTCCTGCCGCTGTAGCCGTGAATCCCAGCACCAAACAGATCTACGTGGCAAGCAGCCAGGGAGGGAACACGCCGGGCAGCGTCACGGTGATCGATGGGCTGACCGGACCCTCTGACACCGCCCTCAGTCCGACGATTCCTGTAGGCAATAATCCAATCGCGGTCGCAATCAATGCCGCGACGGACACAACCTACGTTCTCAATCAGGGCAGTAACAGTGTTTCAGCAATAGATGGATCAAACCTTGCGGCTACACCAGTAACGCTTCCTGTGGGCAGCAATCCTACAGCTATCGCGGTTAATCCCGCGACAGCCGATGCCTATGTGGCGAACTCTGGCGACGGCACTATCACCATCATTAACGGAACCACCGTGGCGACCCCAACACCGATCACAGTGGGCGGCACTCCCTCTGCTGTAGCGGTTGATCCAGCGGGAAACAAGGTCTACGTGGCAAACACCGGTAGCAATAACGTCACCGTGATCGATGGAGTGACGAATGGAACCACATCAGTAAGCGTGGGATCCCCGTCGAATGCAATCGCTGTTGATACAGCGGCAAACAATATCTATGTCGCAAATTCGGGTGGCAGCATAGTTTCGGTCATCAACGGGTCCAACCTCACCGCTGCCCCGGTTTCTGTTCCAGTACATACGAGTCCGGTGGCGATTGCGATTAACCCTGCCACGAGGAAAATCTACGTGGTGTCCTCTGATGGCACTGTCGCCGTGATCGACGGGACAAACCCGACAGGCACACCAACCACAGTCACCGTGGGCAGCAATCCAACCGCGATCTCAATCAATGTCAGCTCCAACAAAATTTACGTGGTGAACTCCGGTAGCGGCAATGTCACCATCATCGATGGGGCGACGAATAGCACGAGGACTATCCGTGCTGTTAACGGTAGCAGCGGTCTCTATGCTGTGTCGGTCAATCCCACGACTGGCCGGGCCTATGTGGCGTCTGGCACAAGCAGCGTGATAGTGATCTCGGAAGCAGACCTGGAGGATGCGAAGCTGGACACTTCCATCCAGGTGATGCCCGATAGCCGGAACCTCAGCACCGTCCCAGCACTCGTGACGACGAACCGGCAACCTAGTTTTACATTTACAGCAAGCAGCAGGTTTTCGCCCCCGCCTCTTCCGCCCCCACCTCTAATAACGAATCTCTACTACCAGGTAGATACACGACAGGGAACATGGACGGCGGCAACCGCACTTACTGCGAACGGAAGTTCAGCTACGTTCACCACGACGATCGGGTCTCCACTGGCACCCGGAGAATATATTCTCTACGCATTTGCACAGGATGACACTCCCGAGACCACATCGAGCTTTGACGACGGAGTAAGGATTGGCAACATTCAGACGCTATATCTCGTCGTCGTGCCCACCGCCACGACAACGACCGTTACTTCGGATATGCCCGCCGGCGTCCCTGAAGGGACAAACGTTACATTTACTGCAAATGTCGTCGACAGCTCGCAGAACCCCGTTCCCAGTGGGACGGTCCAGTTCTCCGATGGCAGTACTGTGCTTTGCACTGCCATCGTCTCAAACGGAACGGCCACGTGCATGACAAATTCATTGTCGGCAGGGCCACCGCATACCATCGTGGCCACATTCATTCCCGATCCTTCGTCAGACTTCGGCGGCAGCACGAACAGTCTGCAGCAGATTGTCATCGGTAGTCCGGCCAATATCACGATCGTCAAGGGCAATAACCAGGACGGGACGATTAATGCGCCATTTGCTCTGCCCCTCGTCGTGTTGATAACTGATGCGAACAATAATCCGGTGCCAAACGTAACGGTGACCTTTACTGAGGTGCCGGGCCCTACGGGAGCGTTGGGGACATTGGCATCGGGAACGACGACGGCCATGCACGATGGCACGGCGAATGATTCGGTAACGGCGAATCATACGGACGGGACGTTTAGTGTGATCTCCACCGGAGTAGGCCTCCCAGTTGGATCGAACTCCGTCACCTTCACTCTGCGGAATGTGATCGGTACATCGACGACCGCGCTGACTGCAAACAGCCAGGCTGCAAACGTGACGGTGATGTATGGCGACACGCTGACATTACAGGCAACGGTCGACCCTTCCGGCGCAACGGGAAGCGTGACTTTTCTGAACGATATTGTGGCCATCCCTGGTAGTCCCGTTACCGTTTCGACCAGTGGTCTGGCAAAGCTGAATACCACCGCGTTGCCCGTGGGAGGCCCCTACCCGATCACGGCTGCATATACCGGCGATGCAAACTACGGAGGCAGTCGGAGCAATGTCGTCGAGGTGACCGTAACCAAGAAGACAGCACCAAATGGCGGCCCAGCTCTAACAGTAACGGCGGACAATAAGCAACGGAATGTGGGAGAGGCAAATCCGCCATTCACATACACCGTGACAGGTACCCTGGTGAATGGAGATACCGCTGCGACTGCAATAACAGGAACCGCGCAGTTCGCGACAACAGCGGAGGCAAGTTCACCGCCGGGCACCTATCCGATTACGGTGAGTGGTCTGGTATCTGCCAACTATGTGATCGAGTTTGTGCCAGGCACGCTGACGGTGACGGCCATCAAATCGCCTGTCGTCATCGAGGTAACACCGCCCTCGCCGCCTTATGGCGATCCTATCTTCATCGAGGTAAAGTCGGGCGACTCGATGAATCCCCACATACCAACGGGAACGATAATAGTCATCATTGATGGCGGACCGCCGATGATGCTTCCGCTTAATGCCAATGGCCAGGCTATGTTGCCAGGAAACCTGCCTCCGGGACCGCACACGATTGAAGTGATCTATCCCGGAGATACGAACTTCAATCCCGACACTACGACGCAAACTATCAACATCCAAAAGGCGCCCACAACAACGACCTTGGTGACCAGCAATCCTTCAGTCTCGGTTGGAGAGCCGGTCACCTTCACCGCTCAGGTCGTCCCGAACACCACCGGCGCCCCGACCGGAACAGTGACGTTCTACGCCGATGGCGTAGCGATCGGGACAGTGACGATAAACGCCAGCGGTGTAGCCACCCTCTCTGTTTCGACATTACCTGCGGGGACGCATGCCATTACTGCAACCTACAGTGGCGATGCCAACTTCCTTGGATCAAGTGCCAGCGGCCTCTCACAAGTAATTACAGCGGATTTCAAGGTCGCATCCAGCACGGGTCCGCAGACGATCCCGCCGGGGGCCGCCGCAAACTACAACATCATCGTCAGCCCGGTAAGCAGTCCGTTCAACGATCTCGTCACGATGAGCGCCTCCAATCTGCCCCCGGGCGCAACGTATACCTTTACTCCGGCAGCCGTGACGCCAGGCGCATCAGGAGCGAATACGACCTTTACCGTTACCGTTCCCCAGCAGAGCAGCATGGCATCGCGCACCAGCCGTATAGGGCCAGCCGTGTTGGCATTACTGCTATTGCCTCTGACTCTTATCAAGCGATACCGATACAAGCCGTATCGACTGTTGCTATGGCTGCTGATCGGTTTGACGAGTTTCAGTGCAATGACTGGATGTGGCGAAGGCGGCTATTTCTCGCTGCCGCAGCAGACCTACGTCATCACCGTCACTGGGACTAGTGGGAGCCTGATTCGTAGTACCACCGTATCTCTCACCGTGGAGTAG
- a CDS encoding rhodanese-like domain-containing protein has translation MSVIDITQSELVEAANPVFKEVSRVREVTPALSPTAFEHFTKRLTFETDCADVYSSFASDRVDFVLVDVRGRQGYSKGHVSGAINIPLLTITEDRMKEYVQETVFVVYCAGPHCNGANKAAIRLAQMGRPVKEMIGGIIGWVDEGFTLVQE, from the coding sequence ATGTCCGTCATCGATATCACACAGTCAGAATTGGTTGAGGCAGCTAATCCCGTCTTCAAAGAGGTCAGCCGAGTTCGGGAGGTCACTCCTGCATTATCGCCAACTGCATTCGAACACTTTACAAAGCGGCTTACCTTCGAGACGGATTGCGCGGATGTGTATTCCTCCTTCGCTTCCGACAGAGTTGACTTCGTTCTCGTCGATGTTCGCGGACGTCAGGGCTACAGCAAAGGCCACGTTTCCGGTGCGATCAACATTCCTCTGCTCACGATCACGGAAGACCGTATGAAAGAGTATGTCCAGGAGACTGTGTTCGTCGTCTACTGCGCAGGGCCGCACTGCAATGGGGCGAACAAGGCTGCCATCCGGCTCGCTCAGATGGGTCGGCCGGTAAAAGAAATGATCGGAGGCATCATCGGCTGGGTTGATGAGGGATTTACCCTGGTCCAGGAATGA